The genomic region GCGGCGTCCTGACGACCTATCTATCCTGGCGCTGGATATTCTACGTCAACGTGCCTTTCGGTATCATCGGCATCGTCATGGCGCTGCGCTACGTCGAGGATACCCGCGCCGACAAATCCAAACGGTTTGACATTCCGGGCTTCTTGATGGTCGGCTCCGGACTGGTGCTGCTGCAATACGGCATCGAGAATATCGGTCGGCCGGCTATTCCCGTCCCGGCCATCATTGCCGCCCTTGTCGCCGCCTTGCTGCTGCTCGTCTTTTTCGTCCGATATGCGCGCGCCGTGGCGGCGCCGGCTGTCGACCTGACGCTGTTTCGCCTGCGCTCCTTTCGCGTCGGTACGCTTGCCGGAGGCATCTGTCGTGTCGGATTGAACGGCGTGCCCTTTCTGCTGCCGCTGATGCTGCAGATCGGCTTTGGCGTCAGCCCCATCGTCTCAGGCTCGCTGACGTTCGCCAGCGCCTTCAGCGCACTCGTGGTCCGGCCGATCTCGCAACGGCTGCTGCGGGCCTTCGGCTTTGACCGGGTGCTGACATGGAGCGCTGTCGCCGGCTCGCTGACAGTCGCTGGCTTTTCACTGATGACGCCTCAGACACCCTATTGGCTGATTATCGTCTGGGTGTTTGTCTTCGGCCTGACGCGGGCCGCACAGTTCATGACGTCGAACACGCTCTCCTATTCGGACACGCCGGCAGCGCAGCTCAGCAGCGCCACGAGCCTCGGGGGCGTGCTGCAACAGTTGAGCGTCAGCTTCGGCGTATCGATAGCCGCCATGCTGCTCGGTCTCGTTACAGCGGGCAGTGGAGCCCTGACGCTCGGCAGCTTTCATATCGTCTTTCTGGTCATGGCTATCATTCCCCTGCTTGGCCTGCCCGGCTTCCTGCAGCTGAAACCTGAAGACGGCCAGCAGGTCAGCGGCCATGTGCGAAGAATAGCCCCGGACTAAGCGGATCTTCAGGGTATTCAGGCTGCCACGGCAACCTTGCGGGGACTGACCAGGTGATCCTTTAGCAAGATACCCGCCCTGTCGATCTCCTGCAGCACGACATCGTAGCTCCAGAGGTCGGCCAGATGCTGCAGCACCTTCCGGGTGTCGCCCTCCTCCAGCAGACTGCCGTTCATCACCGTGTGCCGCAGGATCAACCGACGGTCGCCGGGCAGGTCGACATCGACGACCTCGATATGTGGATCGATCCAGCCGATGTCGAATTGCCGAGATAGTTCTCGCCGGACGCGCCGATAGCCGCGCTCGTCGTGAATTGCCGCCACCCGCATCCCCTCCTCCTCAGCCGGATCGTCGGTCAGGTGGAACAGCCGCAGCTTGCGCATCAGGTTGGGGCTCAGGAACTGGGCAATGAAGCTTTCATCGCGATAATTGGCCCAGAGATCGCGGAGCACAGCCATCGCGTCGCCGGTCCCGGCGATCTCCGGGAACCACTCGCGATCCTCCTGCTCCGGCTTGGTGACGATACGCTCGATGTCCTGCATCATCGCAAAGCCGATGGCATAGGGATTGAGGCCGGAATAGCGCTGGTCATCGAACTGCGGCTGGAACACTACATTGGTGTGGGATTTCAGAAACTCGAGAAAGTCACCGTCGCCGATACCGCCGCGCTCGTGCAGGCGTGTCATGATCTCATAGTGCACATAGGTCGCCGTGCCCTCGTTCATCACCTTGGTCTGGCCCTGCGGGTAGAAGTACTGGGCAACATGGCGGACAATTCGCAGGATTTCCCGTTGCCACGGCTGCAGTCGGGGCGCTGTCTTTTCGAGGAAATAGAGGATATTTTCCTGCGGCAGCCCGGTGATTGCCTGCCGGCGCTCGAGGCTGAGATCGGGTGCGCTCTTGCCGGCCTTGGTCGGCACGGTGCGCCAGAGATCGTTGAAGATGCTTTCGTCATGCGCCCGCCGCTCCTGCAGCCGGACTTCCTCCATCCGCAGGTCGAGCTTCTTCTTGCCGGCATAGCGGTGCACACCGTGCGACATCAGCGCATGGGCGGAATCGAGCGTCCGCTCCACGGCCGCATGCCCGTAGCGTTCCTCGCAATTGGCAATATAGCCCTTGGCGAAATTCAGGTAATCGAGGATGCCGTCGGCGTCTGTCCACAGCTTGAACAGGTAGTTGTTCTTGAAGAAATGGTTGTGGCCGAGGGCGGCATGCGCAATCACCAACGCCTGCATCGTCGCGGTGTTCTCCTCCATCAGGTATGAGATGCAAGGGGACGAGTTGATGACGATCTCGTAGGCCAGCCCACGCAGGCCCTTGCGATAGAATGCCTCGTGATGGGCGAAATGCTTGCCGAACGACCAGTGCTTGTAGAACAGCGGCATGCCGATCGAGGAATAGACATCGAGCATCTGCTCGGCGGTGATGATCTCGATCTGGTTAGGATAGACATCGAGCCCAAGCTCGTTGACGGCAATGTCCTGGCATGCATCGTGGATGCGCTGCAACGCGGCGAAATCCCAGTCGGCACCGTCGTAGAGACGCTTCATTGCCTTTGCCATTGTCAGCCAGCCCTCGTCTCCGCAGCGCGGCGTTGAAAGAGATCATGGAATACCGGATAGATCTGGCTGCGGTCGCTGACTTTGCGCATCGACAGCACCGGCCAGCCGGCTGAAATCCGCTCGTAAAGCTGCCAGACGGCCGAGCCGGACGAGATCGCCCCGCTACGCCCTTCGCCAACTTCGAGATAGGCGAAATATTGCGTCGCCGGCAGAATCCAGTCCTGCAGAAGGGCGGCTGTCGTCGTGCTGTCGGAGTAGGCGTTGTCGCCATCGGACGCCTGCGCGGCATAGATGTTCCAGTCGGACGGTGGAAAACGCTCGATCATGATCCGTTTCATCGCATCGAGCGCGCTCGATACCTGTGTACCGCCCGTCGCAGGGCTGCGGAAGAAGGTCTCCTCGTCGACCTCCTCGGCCGTATCGGTATGGCGGATGAAGACGATTTCCACGCGCTTGTACTGCCGCGTCAGGAAGATATAGAGCAGCATGTAGAAGCGCTTGGCGAGATCCTTCATGTGTTCGGACATCGAGCCGGAGACGTCCATCAGGCAGAACATCACCGCCTGGGCGACGGGCCTCGGCTCGTTTTCGAAACGCCGGTAGCGAATGTCGATTGGATCGATATAGGGAATGCGCCTAACCCGCGATTCCAGCGCCGAGACTTCAGCTTCCAGTGCCAGCCGCCGATCCTCATCGACACAATCGGCGATCTCGGCGTGCAGCATGGCCACCGCCTCCGCCTTCGGCCGGTTGAGCGCAACGCGGCGCATCATAGCCCGCTTCATGGTCCGGTTGATGGCGAGATTGGAGGGAGAGCCGTTGACGGAATAGCCTGCCCGCACCGGGTTTGGCTGTTCGGATGTGGCGAGCTTTTTCTTGGCCAGATCCGGAAGCTCGAGGTCGTCGAGGAAGATGTCGAGGAACTCGTCGCGGGTCAGCACGAAGCGAAAGGCATCCTCGCCGTTGCCGTCGCCACCGTCGCGCGGCTTGCCTTTTCCGCCCGGCGGGCGGGAGAGAATGTCGCCCTCGATGAAGGTCTTGTTGCCCGGCAGGACGTGTTCGTGGATGCCGGCCGGGCCTTTCCGGAAGTGCGGCTCCTCAGTACCCCCGAGGGGAATGCTGATCTCGCCGCCTTTGAGAACGTCTTGAATACCGCGGCTTTGCGAGGTCTCGTAGACCGCTTTCTGCACCAGCGCCTTTGCTCGTCGCAGGAAGCGCTGGCGATTTTCGAGACTCTTGCCGCCTGGATTCAGGCGCCGGTCAACAATGTGCATTCCTACTCCTCTGTTGGGACTAGTCTAGCCTGCCTGTTTGACGCGCATGTACCACTCTACCAACCGGCGAACCTGACGCTCCGTATAGCCGCGCGAAGTCATGCGTTCGACGAATTGCCCATGCTTCTTCTCAGTGTCGCCGTCCTTCTTGGAGCCGAAGGAAATCACCGGCAACAGGTCTTCCACTTGGCTGAACATCCGCTTTTCGATGACTTCACGGATTTTCTCGTAACTCGTCCAGGATGGATTCTTGCCGACATTGCTCGCCCGCGACCGAAGGCAGAACTTTACCACCTCGTTGCGGAAGTCTTTCGGGTTGGCAATTCCCGCCGGCTTTTCGATCTTGGTCAGTTCCTGGTTGAGCAGATCCCTATCCAGCATCTGGCCGGTATCCGGATCCTTGAAATCGACATCCTCGATCCAGGCATCGGCATAGTCCACATAGCGGTCGAAAAGGTTCTGGCCGTAGTCGCCGTAGGATTCGAGATAGGCCTTTTGGATCTCGTGTCCGATGAATTCCGCGTAGCGCGGCGCCAGTTCCCCCTTGATATACTCCATATACTGCTTCTCGACGTCGGCCGGCAGTTGCTCCCGCCGGATCGATTGTTCGATGACATACATCAGATGCACCGGATCGGCCGCGATCTCTGTCGTATCGTGGTTGAAGGTTGCCGCCAGAACCTTGAAGGCAAAGCGCGTCGAGACGCCGTCCATGCCCTCATCAACGCCGGCTGTATCGCGATATTCCTGCACGCTGCGGGCCCGGGGATCCGTTTCCTTGACACTCTCGCCGTCGTAGACGCGAAGCTTGGAAAACGGCGTCGAGTTTTCATGCCGCGTCAACCGCGACAGAACCGTGAAGCGCGCCAAGGTTTCCAGCGTCGACGGCGCGCAAGGCGCCTGGCTGAGTTCGGATTCCTCGATCAGCTTCTCGTAGATCTTCTGCTCTTCCGTGACCCGCAGGCAATAGGGAACCTTGACGACGCAGATACGATCGATGAAAGCCTCGTTGTTCTTGTTAGCCTTAAAAGTCTGCCACTCCGCCTCGTTGGAGTGGGCCAGAATGACGCCTGAGAACGGGATGGCGCCGATATTCTCGGTGCCAATGTAATTGCCCTCCTGCGTCGCCGTCAGCAGCGGATGCAGCATCTTGATCGGCGCCTTGAACATTTCAACGAATTCAAGCACGCCCTGATTGGCGCGGTTAAGGCCGCCGGAATAGCTGTAGGCGTCGGCATCGCTCTGGGCGAGGCTCTCGAGCTTGCGAATATCGACCTTGCCGACCAGCGAGGAGATATCCTGGTTGTTCTCGTCGCCGGGCTCGGTCTTGGCGATGGCGATCTGGCGGAGCCGCGACGGCTGCATCTTCACCACCTTGAAGCGCGAGATATCGCCGCCGAACTCTTCCAGCCGCTTCAGGCACCAGGGGCTCATGAGCCCTGTCAGCCTTCGCTTCGGAATACCGTAGCGTTCCTGCAGCATGTCGCCCATCGCAGCCGGATCGAACAGGCTGAGCGGGCTTTCGAAAACCGGGCTGAGTTCGTTGCCGGCCTTCAGCACGTAAATGGGATGGACCTCCATCAGCGCCTTCAGCCGTTCGGCCAGCGACGACTTGCCGCCACCGACAGGGCCGAGCAGATAAAGGATCTGCTTGCGCTCTTCCAACCCCTGCGCCGCATGGCGGAAGAAGGCGACGATTCGCTCGATCGTCTCTTCCATCCCGTAGAAGCCCTCGAAGGCGGGATAGGTCCGGATGGTCCTGTTGAGAAAGATACGTCCAAGGCGGGAGTCCCTCGACGTGTCTACAAACTGTGGTTCACCCATCGCGGCAAGTAGTCGCTCTGCCGCATTGGCATACATCAGTGGTTCGCCCTTGCAGGCTTCCAGGTATTCAGAGAAAGACATCTCAACTTCGCGCCGCGCTTCAAAGGAACGGGCAAAGGTGTTGAATAGTACATCCGTGTTGTACATGGCGCCTCATCGAGGTTGCTATTGCAAATACGCCTGGTCAGCTGGATAACAATCCGCTGTATTCATATTTCGGTGACGTTTCTATGAAAGTGAAATGCGACCGTGAATCAAATGCTACGCTTGATTCGGCAATGCAGCAATATCCGAGGCAATCCCAAGTCACCGATTTAATGATAAAGATGCTCAGGGTTGCGCAACAGTCAATGAGAATATACCTGAAGTGGCGAACGCGAGTGTATGGTACTCAAGCGATATGCGCCATAAAATCGATACCAAGCCATTGATTACATAACAATCAACGCGAGTGGCACCGATAGCGGACGGCAAAATTGCCACATGCCGTCCGATTTTTTCCACAGAGCCCGTTTGTTATCAGGCGTTCATCTGGGAGATGAAGCGCGTTTCCAGATAGGAATCCACCGCCTCTGAGCCGCCTTCCGTGCCATAGCCGGAATCCTTCATGCCGCCGAACGGCACTTCCGGAATGGAGAGGCCGTTGTGGTTGATGGTCAGCATGCCTGCTTCCATCCGCTGTCCCAGCGCATGTGCCGTGCCGACCGACGTGGTGAAGGCGTAGGAGGCGAGCCCGAACGGCAGGCGGTTTGCCTCGGTGATCGCATCGTCGACGGTCGCGAAACGGTTGATGATCGCGACGGGACCGAAGGGCTCCTCGTTCATGATGCGTGCATGGGTCGGCACGTCGGTAATGACGGTCGGCTCGAAGAAATTGCCTTCGTTGCCGATCCTGCGGCCACCGGTGCGCAGGGTCGCGCCCTGCGATACTGCATCGTTGATCAGCGCTTCCAGCGCAGGGATCCGCCGCTCGTTGGCGAGCGGCCCCATCTGCACGTCGGCATCCAGCCCGTTGCCGACCTTGATCGCCTTGGCGGCAGCAACAAATCCATCGGTGAACTGGTCCATCACGCCGTTCTGCACGAGAAAGCGAGTCGGCGCGACGCAGACCTGGCCGGCATTGCGGAACTTCGCCAGCGACGACACTTCGATAGCCTTGGCGATATCGGCGTCATCGAAGACGATTGCCGGCGCGTGCCCGCCGAGTTCCATCGTCGCCCGCTTCATGTGCAGACCGGCAAGCGACGCCAGCTGCTTGCCGATGGGGGTGGAGCCGGTAAACGAGATCTTGCGGATGATAGGGTGCGGGATGAGATATTCTGAGATTTCGGCCGGCACGCCATAGACCAGATTGACGACCCCGGCCGGCATGCCCGCGTCCGCAAAGGCGCGGATCAACTCGGCCGGAGACGCCGGCGTCTCCTCGGGCGCTTTGATGATGATCGAGCAACCGGTCGCAACCGCTGCCGACAGCTTACGGACGATCTGGTTGATCGGGAAATTCCAGGGCGTGAAGGCCGCAACCGGGCCGACCGGCTGCTTGATCGTCATCTGCAGCACGCCGGTGTGGCGCGCAGGTATGATCTGGCCGTAGGTGCGGCGCGCCTCCTCGGCAAACCAGTCGATGGTATCGGCAGCCCCGAGCGTTTCCGCCAGCGACTGCGCCAAGGGCTTGCCCTGTTCACGCGTCATCACCCAGGCGATCATGTCCTTGCGCTCGCGCAGGAGATCGGCCGCACAACGCATGATCTTCGAGCGCTCGAAGGCGGACGTATCGCGCCAGACCTTGAAGCCCTTGTCGGCCGCCGCCAGCGCAAGATCCAGATCGCCGCGCTCCGCATGGGCGATCTGCCCGATGGTCTGGCCGGTGGCGGGATCGCTGACAGCGATCGTCTTCTTCGAAAGCGCATCGCGCCATTCGCCATCAATGAAGAGTTTGACGTCGAGATAGGTGTGCATGGGGAACCTCTTTGGATGATCAGGGCCGGCTTTCAGCAGATGCCGCAGGAAGCGGCGTTGCGACAAGCCTCCAACCGACCGTCGTCGATCGATAATGCTTTTATGGGAGCGCTCTACATGGTGTCAACGACGGCACAATTCCAGCCACTGGTGGCAGCAGCCGAGGATCACGAAAACGCGAACAACTCTGGATTTCATTAGAAGAAACGCCATATCCGTGTCACAAAAGGAGCGAGAACATGAAAAGACTAGCAATTATCGCGGTGTCCCTGATGACGGCATTCACCGCCATCACGCCTGCCGAAGCATTCCCCGCATCCGCTGCGCCGGTGACCACGATCCAGAATTCGAATGTCGTAAACGTGCAATACAGCGAATACAGGCATCACGGACGCCGAAACGGCGACCGGCGCAATTATTATCGCGGCCGCGGCCACGATCGCCGCTATGACCGCGGCTACCGTCGCCACAACAACACGGGCGCAATCATCGGCGGCCTTGCAGCCGGCGCAATCATCGGCGGCATCGTTGCCGGCTCCCGCTCGAACGGCAACTCCCACGCCCAGTCCTGCGCCAACCGCTACAGAACGTACCGCGCTTCGGACAACACGTATCAGCCTAACAATGGCCCACGGGTACAGTGCCGGTAAGATATCGGTTTGATTGAGTTTATGTGATGTTAGGCCGCCCGTGACGAGAGTTGCGGGCGGCTTTTTGGTGCGGAAACTCGGTGAATTGCGCATGGGAAAGACAACCGCACCTACCAGACTTTTGACGAATTGATGAAGGTGCATGTGCGGGTGGCGGACGTGATCGATCCCGGACCAGAGCCGCAGATTGGGAACGCCTGATCGAGGAATGCCTCAACGAGTGCTCGGCCGACAGCCGATCGGAAATTCGGGCCATTACCACCCGTGCCTTCAACACCGCCAAGGACGACAAGATCAACCCCTCTGAAATCTTCATGTTGCTTCAGTACGAGATCGTAGACGAGCGGTGGAAGCAGCCATGGAAGCCATCCGCTATGCTATGCGTATGGCGGGTTCCAAGGTATACGTCCGCTTCTACACACGCACGCGGCCGGAAGACAGCTGGCAGGCCGTCACCATCGATCTGGCTGAGGCATAGACGCATGAGTATAAATTAATAGCTTCAGACGATCTTCCATCCTTCCATCGCCCGTTCAAGTTTTTCGCACAGATGAACAACCAGCAGAGAATTATTACCGACAAGCCATTCAAACTGGTCTTCCGTTGGGGAGAAGTCGGGGGCAAATCTCTCTTCCTGCGTCGGCGAAAACAACAAAAATTGGTCGCAAACAGTCTCAACTTCCATACTAATCGCGATCATTTCGGGCTCGAGCAAGTGCGCTGCTTGTATCCAGTCTTCATGAGCGAAACCACGCTTCAACCTCGAAACAAAAGTAATCGCGTTATTATAAACGGTAGTCAGTACACGCGGCCCTTTTGACCGAATGGTCGCAATATTGTCACTCGTTAGCCTGCTGCAGATCTGCCTCACGACCTTTGTATACGCCAGCATATGGTGCTCAGCGCGCAATAGGGCGCGTTTTTCCCTGAAGACGGTTGCCTCAATAATTTGATTGTGTCGCACTTGCGCAGCTTGGTCAGCCTTTTCCATCGCGCCAACCGTCCACCATGCTGCGAAGACGGCCAATCCCCCGCCAATAAGCGTCTGGAAGTCGAAAAGTATGTTACGCCAAGGATCGCCGCCGTGTTGTCCGTCGACTAGCCGTGGCTCACCAAAAATGACGGCCGGCACTATGGAAGCAATGACACAGACTAACATAAAGGTCCTGATGCGGCTCGAAAATACCATCTGCTACAATCCACTGGTTTAGCTCTTTATACTTCGAATTAAATGAAACTAGACGATTTCCACATAACACGACAGAACCCGGCGCAACTGTCCGCATCGGGCCGCATGTGATCGCCATTTCGGTTGCGACCATGGTGACGAAGCACGGATAATCCGGAAGATCGGGATCGGCGTGACCACGTTCGAACCATATTGATCAAAGGGGTCCGCCAGCATTTGCCCTGATATGATCTGGCATGCGATGCGGCTGCATTGATAGCCAAGCGTTACATTCCAAAAGGCGGGCTGGTCTAGGACATCGGGTGCTCGACCAGCAATGTCGGCCGCTTTCACGGAAAGACCGTAGAGAGCGGTGAACTCGGCTGATCGACATCGACATTTCGAGGACAGGGCGAAGGCCTATCAAGCGCCGGGTGAACTGGTCATCGCATATGCCGCAGACTACTATTTCCAGCCCTTTGACGTGTCCTACGCTGATGTTGATGCCGGTGGCTGCACGAGCCGTGTTGATGTCCCGCGCAAGCGTGGCATTTTCAGGCGGCAAGACAACAAATCAATGCACTTCAGGAAGTTTATGGTGCCCGGAGGCGGATTTGAACCACCGACACGCGGATTTTCAATCCGCTGCTCTACCAACTGAGCTATCCGGGCATACCTGCTTCATCCCGAAGGATTTGCCTTGCTTGAAGGCTTGGGGAGCTTGGTTTCCCCCGGAAGCGTGGGCGTTATAACATCTTGTTCGGCCATGTCCAGCATCAATCGCTACTTTTTCGACAGGAAATGCAAGATCGGCAATTGTTGAACGCCATCAATGTCTTGACGTTCGTTTTCGACAGGTTTGTGACTATTCCTCGTCTTCGTAGTCGGCCTTTGTCTCGTCGTCGGCAACCGGAATGGCATAGGAACCGCTCAGCCAGCGCGACAGGTCCATCTCGCGGCAGCGGTCCGAACAGAAGGGATAATGTTCGCGCATCGAGGGCCGGCCGCACTCGGCGCAGGCGCGCGGCTTGCGCAGGGGCTCGACCTTGGCGCCGAGTTTAATCTCGTTTTCCGACATGGATCATCCTTCCTGCCAATGGGCGTGAACGTCGAATCCTTCGCCTGAAAGCAGCAGCATGGTCTCGTAGAGCGGCAGCCCGACGACATTTGTGTAGGAACCGACAAGTTTCTGGACGAAACCGCCGGCCAGCCCCTGAATGGCATAGGCGCCTGCCTTGCCGCGCCATTGGCCGGAGGCCAGATAGAATTCCATGTCGTTGCCGGAAAGCCGCTTGAAACGGACCTTCGTCTCGACGACCTTCTGGCGCATCTTGCGATCCGGCGTAATCAGGCAGATCCCGGTGTAGACGGTGTGGCTCCGACCCGAGAGCAGGTGCAGCGCCGCCGATGCTTCCTCGACGAATTCGGCCTTCGGCAAAATGCGCCGCCCGACGGCCACCACGGTGTCGGCCGATAGAAGATAGCTGCCCTGCCATGCGACGTCGCCCTTCAGCGCGGCATAGGCAGCCTCGCCCTTTTCAGCCGACAGACGACGGGCCAGCGAGCGCGGATGCTCGGCCTTTTTCGGCGTCTCGTCGATATCCATCGGCATGAGGCGCGCGGGTTCGATGCCCGCCTGGTGCAGGAGATCGACGCGGCGCGGCGAACCGGAAGCCAGTATCAACGAATGTTTCAGCGCCATAAAACCTCGACGTCAGCGGGAAGACGGGGGAGCCGGCGTCAGAACCCGCCGGACTACTTGAAGCGGTAGGTGATGCGGCCCTTGGTCAGGTCGTAGGGAGTCATTTCCACCAGAACCTTGTCGCCAGCGAGAACGCGGATACGGTTCTTGCGCATGCGGCCCGCCGTGTGGGCGATGATTTCGTGTTCGTTTTCGAGCTTGACGCGGAACGTTGCGTTCGGCAGCAATTCGGTCACGACACCGGGAAATTCGAGGACTTCTTCTTTAGGCATGTAAGACGGTTCTTCCTGTCGTTTGACGCCGGGGCTGATGCCGCCGGAAAATTTGCGCGGAAACTACACAATCGACGCGGTCTTGTGAACCTCGTTGATCAGGCTTTCTGCATTTGTTTCATGCCGATTGCGCGGCAATTCCATTTCGCCGGGCCAGCCGGCTGTCGATCAGCCCGTACAGATGGTCGCGCACGCCACGATAGGCTTCAACGATCTGTTCGCGCGTGCCGGATATAACCGTTGGATCGAAGGTTGGCCAGTAGATGACCTCGACCGCCTGCGACCGCGTCAGTTCCAGCGCCGTGTGGTGGGCTTCCGGCGAGAGCGTGATGATCAGATCGAAGAAGTCATCCTCCAGTTGCTCCAGCGTTTGCGGCTGGTGGCGACCGAGATC from Rhizobium tumorigenes harbors:
- a CDS encoding DHA2 family efflux MFS transporter permease subunit; the protein is MTQTENAPSDPGFATERDPRLRFIIPAVVAVAFLMEQLDSTIIVTAIPAMSHSLAVTPLAMNLAVTAYILTLAMFIPVSGWFADRFGARRIFALSLLIFTIGSVLCGLAVNFPMLIATRALQGFGGAMMTPVGRLILIRSFPRSQLVTAMTYMTLPAIIGPLVGPVLGGVLTTYLSWRWIFYVNVPFGIIGIVMALRYVEDTRADKSKRFDIPGFLMVGSGLVLLQYGIENIGRPAIPVPAIIAALVAALLLLVFFVRYARAVAAPAVDLTLFRLRSFRVGTLAGGICRVGLNGVPFLLPLMLQIGFGVSPIVSGSLTFASAFSALVVRPISQRLLRAFGFDRVLTWSAVAGSLTVAGFSLMTPQTPYWLIIVWVFVFGLTRAAQFMTSNTLSYSDTPAAQLSSATSLGGVLQQLSVSFGVSIAAMLLGLVTAGSGALTLGSFHIVFLVMAIIPLLGLPGFLQLKPEDGQQVSGHVRRIAPD
- a CDS encoding SpoVR family protein, whose protein sequence is MAKAMKRLYDGADWDFAALQRIHDACQDIAVNELGLDVYPNQIEIITAEQMLDVYSSIGMPLFYKHWSFGKHFAHHEAFYRKGLRGLAYEIVINSSPCISYLMEENTATMQALVIAHAALGHNHFFKNNYLFKLWTDADGILDYLNFAKGYIANCEERYGHAAVERTLDSAHALMSHGVHRYAGKKKLDLRMEEVRLQERRAHDESIFNDLWRTVPTKAGKSAPDLSLERRQAITGLPQENILYFLEKTAPRLQPWQREILRIVRHVAQYFYPQGQTKVMNEGTATYVHYEIMTRLHERGGIGDGDFLEFLKSHTNVVFQPQFDDQRYSGLNPYAIGFAMMQDIERIVTKPEQEDREWFPEIAGTGDAMAVLRDLWANYRDESFIAQFLSPNLMRKLRLFHLTDDPAEEEGMRVAAIHDERGYRRVRRELSRQFDIGWIDPHIEVVDVDLPGDRRLILRHTVMNGSLLEEGDTRKVLQHLADLWSYDVVLQEIDRAGILLKDHLVSPRKVAVAA
- a CDS encoding YeaH/YhbH family protein, with protein sequence MHIVDRRLNPGGKSLENRQRFLRRAKALVQKAVYETSQSRGIQDVLKGGEISIPLGGTEEPHFRKGPAGIHEHVLPGNKTFIEGDILSRPPGGKGKPRDGGDGNGEDAFRFVLTRDEFLDIFLDDLELPDLAKKKLATSEQPNPVRAGYSVNGSPSNLAINRTMKRAMMRRVALNRPKAEAVAMLHAEIADCVDEDRRLALEAEVSALESRVRRIPYIDPIDIRYRRFENEPRPVAQAVMFCLMDVSGSMSEHMKDLAKRFYMLLYIFLTRQYKRVEIVFIRHTDTAEEVDEETFFRSPATGGTQVSSALDAMKRIMIERFPPSDWNIYAAQASDGDNAYSDSTTTAALLQDWILPATQYFAYLEVGEGRSGAISSGSAVWQLYERISAGWPVLSMRKVSDRSQIYPVFHDLFQRRAAETRAG
- a CDS encoding PrkA family serine protein kinase; its protein translation is MYNTDVLFNTFARSFEARREVEMSFSEYLEACKGEPLMYANAAERLLAAMGEPQFVDTSRDSRLGRIFLNRTIRTYPAFEGFYGMEETIERIVAFFRHAAQGLEERKQILYLLGPVGGGKSSLAERLKALMEVHPIYVLKAGNELSPVFESPLSLFDPAAMGDMLQERYGIPKRRLTGLMSPWCLKRLEEFGGDISRFKVVKMQPSRLRQIAIAKTEPGDENNQDISSLVGKVDIRKLESLAQSDADAYSYSGGLNRANQGVLEFVEMFKAPIKMLHPLLTATQEGNYIGTENIGAIPFSGVILAHSNEAEWQTFKANKNNEAFIDRICVVKVPYCLRVTEEQKIYEKLIEESELSQAPCAPSTLETLARFTVLSRLTRHENSTPFSKLRVYDGESVKETDPRARSVQEYRDTAGVDEGMDGVSTRFAFKVLAATFNHDTTEIAADPVHLMYVIEQSIRREQLPADVEKQYMEYIKGELAPRYAEFIGHEIQKAYLESYGDYGQNLFDRYVDYADAWIEDVDFKDPDTGQMLDRDLLNQELTKIEKPAGIANPKDFRNEVVKFCLRSRASNVGKNPSWTSYEKIREVIEKRMFSQVEDLLPVISFGSKKDGDTEKKHGQFVERMTSRGYTERQVRRLVEWYMRVKQAG
- a CDS encoding NAD-dependent succinate-semialdehyde dehydrogenase, giving the protein MHTYLDVKLFIDGEWRDALSKKTIAVSDPATGQTIGQIAHAERGDLDLALAAADKGFKVWRDTSAFERSKIMRCAADLLRERKDMIAWVMTREQGKPLAQSLAETLGAADTIDWFAEEARRTYGQIIPARHTGVLQMTIKQPVGPVAAFTPWNFPINQIVRKLSAAVATGCSIIIKAPEETPASPAELIRAFADAGMPAGVVNLVYGVPAEISEYLIPHPIIRKISFTGSTPIGKQLASLAGLHMKRATMELGGHAPAIVFDDADIAKAIEVSSLAKFRNAGQVCVAPTRFLVQNGVMDQFTDGFVAAAKAIKVGNGLDADVQMGPLANERRIPALEALINDAVSQGATLRTGGRRIGNEGNFFEPTVITDVPTHARIMNEEPFGPVAIINRFATVDDAITEANRLPFGLASYAFTTSVGTAHALGQRMEAGMLTINHNGLSIPEVPFGGMKDSGYGTEGGSEAVDSYLETRFISQMNA
- a CDS encoding BA14K family protein; the protein is MKRLAIIAVSLMTAFTAITPAEAFPASAAPVTTIQNSNVVNVQYSEYRHHGRRNGDRRNYYRGRGHDRRYDRGYRRHNNTGAIIGGLAAGAIIGGIVAGSRSNGNSHAQSCANRYRTYRASDNTYQPNNGPRVQCR
- the yacG gene encoding DNA gyrase inhibitor YacG gives rise to the protein MSENEIKLGAKVEPLRKPRACAECGRPSMREHYPFCSDRCREMDLSRWLSGSYAIPVADDETKADYEDEE
- a CDS encoding Maf-like protein, coding for MALKHSLILASGSPRRVDLLHQAGIEPARLMPMDIDETPKKAEHPRSLARRLSAEKGEAAYAALKGDVAWQGSYLLSADTVVAVGRRILPKAEFVEEASAALHLLSGRSHTVYTGICLITPDRKMRQKVVETKVRFKRLSGNDMEFYLASGQWRGKAGAYAIQGLAGGFVQKLVGSYTNVVGLPLYETMLLLSGEGFDVHAHWQEG
- the infA gene encoding translation initiation factor IF-1: MPKEEVLEFPGVVTELLPNATFRVKLENEHEIIAHTAGRMRKNRIRVLAGDKVLVEMTPYDLTKGRITYRFK
- a CDS encoding low molecular weight phosphatase family protein is translated as MCGMNSIRSPMAEAIARSVLPSGTYIMSAGVRAGERNAFVDVVLDEIGLDLGRHQPQTLEQLEDDFFDLIITLSPEAHHTALELTRSQAVEVIYWPTFDPTVISGTREQIVEAYRGVRDHLYGLIDSRLARRNGIAAQSA